Within Halopelagius longus, the genomic segment AGGGCGTGACCGTGATAGCGAACGACGGCCTCACCGGCGACGAGGGGTACGAGGTGGTCTGCACCGCCGACGCCGCCGAACGGGTGTTCGACACCCTGCTAACCCAAGGCTCGGGCGCCGCGCCGTTCGGCTACGCGACGTGGGAGAGCCTCACCGCCGAGGCGGGGACCCCCCTCTTCGAGACGGAACTCTCCGGCCGCCTGCCGAACGTCCTCGGCGTCCGCAACGCGGTGGACTTCGAGAAGGGCTGTTTCGTCGGCCAAGAGGTCGTCTCGAAGGTCGAAAACCGCGGTCAGCCGAGTTCCCGCCTCGTCGGCCTCGCGGTGGAGGAACTGCCCGCGGCGGGCGACGCCGTCCTCGCGGGCGACGACGAGGTGGGCGAGGTGACCCGCGCGACGGAGGGCCCGTCCGTGGGGTCGCCCATCGCCCTCGCGGTGGTGGAGTACGACCTCGACCCCTCGGCGACGCTCTCGGTTCGCGTCGGCGTCGACGACGGCGGAGACGACGGAGCGGAGACGGTCGAAGCGACGCGCGAGACGCTCCCGTTCTACGAGGGAACCGCAGTCTCGGCGCGCGTGCCGACGTACCTCGAAGACGAGGCGTCCGAGGCGGAGTAGCTACCGACCGATCAGTTTCGCGAGGTGGTCCCGCGAGAAGAAGGAGGTGGGTCTGTCCATGTGGACCGCGATCTCTCCCGAGAGCGTCCGCAGTCCGAGTTGTTGGACCGACTCCGGCAGCGAGTACGCCCGGCGAATCCAGTGGCCGAGGGCGATTTCGCTCGACAGTTCGTCGCGCCACGCCGACTCGTAGTCCCGGAGCGTCGCCGGGTCGTCGGGCGAAATCGTCTCGACGGCGCGGTCCGCGGCGGTCATGCCGTAGAGGATGCCGCCGCCGGTGAACGGTTTCGTCTGCGCGGCGGCGTCGCCGACGAGGAACGCGCGGCGCGTCGTCACGCGGTCCGGCGGGCCGATGGGAATCGCGCCCGAACAGAAGTGGTCCGTCTCCACGTCGTAGGCGTCCGTGAGGGCGTCGAACATCTCGTTGACCTCCGCGCCGGGCGGGGCGGCCAACCCGTACTCGACGCCCGCCTCGCCCCGCGGGATGCGCCACGCGAAGAAGCGCGGCACCGTGAGGTGGACGTCCACGAAGTCGCCGTCGTCGGCGTCCTCGTCGAACGCGAGGACGCCGTGGAGTTTCTCGCCCGGTTCCGGCAGGCCGACGGCGCGCCGGACGCGGGAGACGGGGCCGTCACAGCCTGCGACCATCTTCGCCTCCACGGCGAACGTCTCTCCGTCCGCGGAGACGGTCAGTTCCACGCCGTCGTGCCGTTCCTCGATACCGGTGACGGTGTGTCCCTCGCGGACGTCCGCGCCGGCGTCGCGCGCGCAATCGGCGAGCGTTCGGTCGAGTTCCACCCGGTCTATGACGTTCGACACCTCCTCGCGCTTGTAGAACGGGTACGCGCGGGTGTCGGGACCGCCGACGCGGAAGTTCGCGCCGTAGACGCGGTTCTGGAGAAGTTTCTCCTCGGCACCCTCGGGGACGTACTCCCAGATGTCCGTGCTGACGTGCCCGGAACAGGCGAGGGGGGTGCCGACCGACCCTTTCTCGAAGGCGACGACGTCGTACCCGGACTCGGCGGCGCGTCGCGCGAAACGCGCGCCGGCGGGGCCGACGCCGACGACGGCGAAGTCGTACATCGTACTGTCGTATCGGACGACCGAACAAATACCTTCGCGGTCCGTTCGCGGAGTTATGCACCGCTTGACCCGATGGTACGTCCGCGATAACTATTTTGATGTGTGAAATCCATTACCATATCATGCGCCGAGACGCCCTCCTCGCCGCCGTCCTCGCCCCGGTAGCGTTCACCAGTTACCTCCTCAGCCTCGGCGTCGGCGTCGGCGGCGTCACGGGCGAACTCTTCCTCGCGACGGGACTCTACACCGTGATACTCGGCGGAGTGGGCGTCCTCGTCGCCGAGACGCACGAGTGGGGGTTGCTGACCCCCTTGCCCGTGGCGACGGCGCTCTCGCTTCTCGCGCCGTGGATAGGGTTCGGAGCGACCGGTGCCGTCCGGTTCGGCGTCGTCACCCCCGAATCGCTCACTCTGCTCAGTTTCCTGCCGAGCGTCGTCATCGTGGCGGTACTCGTCACCGCCATCTCGGTGCTCGAATACGCGGCGACCGAACACCCCCGCGCCGCGGAACGACTGGACGGTCGGACCGGCGTCGGGTCCATCGCCGTCGGCGTGGTCTACGCGGTGGCGGTCCTCGGCGCGTCCGGACTCCGCTTCGAGGTGACGCTCCCCTCCGTGGCGCTTCTCCTGTGGGTCACCGGCGGACTCCTCGTCCTCGGGACGGTGCCGGTGTACGTCGGCGTCCGCCTGAACCGCCTGTCGCCGCCCGCCGTCGTCGCCGCCGGACTCGTTCTCGTCCTCGTCACCTCCTCGGAGGGGCGGTTCTCCTTCAGCGTCCTCTACGCCGTCGGGTGGGTCGTCCCCCTCGGCGTCGCCCTCGTCGCCGCCGCCGCGGAGAGTCGAGTGCGCCACTACGGCGCGGGCGACCCGCGTCCGCGACTCTGAGGCCGTTCTAAGGCCTCTATATCGACTCTAACGCCGCCCTAACTCTCGTCGAGGGCCAGTCCGCGCGGCGTCTGTCGCTCGAACGCGTCGGCCCACGAGACGTCGAGGCGCGTCCACGAGTCGCCGCCGTCGGCCGTCCGGTAGAGGCCGCGGTTGTGAAGCGCGTAGAACGTCCCCGCCTCCTCGCCGCGGGCGAGAACCGCGCGGAGGACGCCCTCGCCCGTCGGGATACCCCGTTCGTCGAGTCGTTCCCACGCGTCGTCGCCGCGGCGGCGATAGAGGTACGACTCCGCCCTGTCGGCGTTGTGTGCCACCCGGGCGCTCCGGGCCGACGAGAGGAGGACGAGCGAGGGGTCGGCCGCATCAACCGCGACGCTCCAACAGTAGCGGTGGTCGAGTCCGTCCTGCGGGTGGACCCACGTCTCGCCGCCGTCCGTCGTCTCCGCGTACCCGTCGCCCGCGGCGGCCCACGCCCGCCCCGGCGCGTCGGGGTGCGTCGTCAGCGAGTGGTTGTCCCGGCGGGCCGACGGAACCCGGTCCTCCCACGTCTCGCCCCCGTCGCGCGTCCGGACGAGAGCGCCGGCTTCGATGCTGACGTACAGGTGGTCGGGGTCGTTCGGGTCGGGTTCTATCCACCGGACGTGGTGGGTGTGGGGCCGCGGCGGGAACGACCACGACGACGCAGAGGAGAGGTCGGTGAGTCCGGGGCGTTCCTCCCACGTCCGCCCGTCGTCGTCGGACCGGTAGACGGCGCTCGGTTCCGTGCCCGCCCACCACTCGTCCGGACGCCCGCCGGCGGCGACACTCGTCACCGAGTCGGGGAGGCCCGAGGCGCGCGTCCACGTCTCCCCGTCGTCTTCGCTCCGGTGCAGTCCGTCGTCGAACGTGCCGCAACAGACCGTCCCCTCGCGGAAGTCGAGAGCTTCCAAATCGTGTCCGTCGAGGTGCGTCGTCGCCGTCGGGTCCGCCGTCGGACCCCGGACGACGAGGAGGGCGTTTCGGAGGGCGGCGTAACAGGTCGTCATGTGCGTCGATAGCACGTCGAACGGGAAAAGATGTCACCCGGACTACCCTCGCCTCTCGCCGCCGCTCACGTTATCGTCCGTGATAACTGAAGCCATAGATTAATTCGGGCGGCATCTGAGTCGGATACGTAATGTCCCCGAACTGGACGGCGAGATACGCCGTTGGTATGGGGTCGCTCGTCGTCGGCGGATTCTGGCTCGCATCGTTGATGCTCTCGTTCGATGCGGCCGCCGGACGGGTCGGCCTCGTCGCGAAAGGAGTCGGCGTCTTCGGCCTCGGCGTCTCCCTCTTTGCGGCCACCATCCTCCTCGCGACGGGCGAGGAGTGAGTCGCCGGGCGCGGAGAGCGGCGACGCTCGATGTTTCGCCGCGCGTCGCCCGAGAGGCCGGCCTCAGTCGTCGCCGGTCACTTTCGCGGGCTTGCGGCGGTCCGACCGCGGTCCCTCGATGTCCACCGCGGGGAGTAAGTCGCGGAGGTACCGACCCGTGTGGGAGTCATCGGTGCGTGCGACTTCCTCGGGGGTGCCCGAGGCGACGACTTCGCCGCCGTTCTCGCCGCCCTCCGGACCCAAGTCGAGGACGTTGTCGGCGTTCTTCACCAAGTCGAGTTCGTGTTCGACGACGACGACGGTGTTGCCGTTGTCGGTGAGTCGCTGGAGCACGTCGATGAGTTTCCGTTCGTCCTCCTTGTGGAGGCCCGTCGTCGGTTCGTCGAGGAGATAGAGGGTGTCGCCCGTCTGCTTTTTCCCTAACTCCTCTGCGAGCTTGATGCGTTGGGCCTCCCCGCCCGAGAGGGTGGTCGAGGGCTGGCCGAGCGTCATGTAGTCGAGTCCGACGTCCTTCAGGAGTTGGAGGCGGCGGCGGAGTTGCGAGTTCGCCTCGAAGAACTCTAGGGCCTCCTCGACTTCCATGTCCAACACGTCGGCGATGGTCTTGCCCTTGTACGTCACGTCGAGCGTCTCGTCGTTGTAGCGCGCGCCGCCGCACTCCTCGCAGGGGACGTACACGTCCGAGAGGAAGTTCATCTCGATCTTCACGTCGCCCTGCCCGCCGCAGGCTTCACAGCGGCCGCCCTTGACGTTGAACGAGAATCGACCCTTGTCGTAGCCGCGTTGCTTCGCGAGTTTCGTCTCCGCGAACAGTTCGCGGACGTAGTCGAAGACGCCGGTGTACGTCGCGGGGTTCGACCGCGGGGTGCGACCGATGGGCGATTGGTCGATGAGGCGCACCGTCTCGATGTTCTCCGTCCCCTCGATGGCGTCGTGGTCGCCGGGGTCGACGGACGTGTTGTCGTTCATCTTCCGGGCGAGGCCCTTGTAGAGGATGTCGTGCATCAGCGTGGACTTGCCCGACCCGGAGACGCCGGTGATGGCCGTGAACTGGCCGACGGGGATGGAGACGTCCAAGTCCTTGAGGTTGTGCTGTCGCGCCCCGCGGACCGTCAGCGCCGCGTCGGAGGTGCGGCGTTCCTCGGGGACGGGAATCTCCTTGCGCCCGGAGAGGTAGTCCGCCGTGACGGAGTCGTCGGCGGCGACGATGTCGTCGAAGTCGCCCTGCGCGACGACTTCGCCGCCGCGACTGCCGGGGCCGGGACCCATGTCGATAATCTCGTCGGCGCGGCGCATCGTCTCCTCGTCGTGTTCGACGACGACGAGGGTGTTCCCCAA encodes:
- a CDS encoding geranylgeranyl reductase family protein, encoding MYDFAVVGVGPAGARFARRAAESGYDVVAFEKGSVGTPLACSGHVSTDIWEYVPEGAEEKLLQNRVYGANFRVGGPDTRAYPFYKREEVSNVIDRVELDRTLADCARDAGADVREGHTVTGIEERHDGVELTVSADGETFAVEAKMVAGCDGPVSRVRRAVGLPEPGEKLHGVLAFDEDADDGDFVDVHLTVPRFFAWRIPRGEAGVEYGLAAPPGAEVNEMFDALTDAYDVETDHFCSGAIPIGPPDRVTTRRAFLVGDAAAQTKPFTGGGILYGMTAADRAVETISPDDPATLRDYESAWRDELSSEIALGHWIRRAYSLPESVQQLGLRTLSGEIAVHMDRPTSFFSRDHLAKLIGR
- a CDS encoding WD40/YVTN/BNR-like repeat-containing protein; translation: MTTCYAALRNALLVVRGPTADPTATTHLDGHDLEALDFREGTVCCGTFDDGLHRSEDDGETWTRASGLPDSVTSVAAGGRPDEWWAGTEPSAVYRSDDDGRTWEERPGLTDLSSASSWSFPPRPHTHHVRWIEPDPNDPDHLYVSIEAGALVRTRDGGETWEDRVPSARRDNHSLTTHPDAPGRAWAAAGDGYAETTDGGETWVHPQDGLDHRYCWSVAVDAADPSLVLLSSARSARVAHNADRAESYLYRRRGDDAWERLDERGIPTGEGVLRAVLARGEEAGTFYALHNRGLYRTADGGDSWTRLDVSWADAFERQTPRGLALDES
- the ygfZ gene encoding CAF17-like 4Fe-4S cluster assembly/insertion protein YgfZ, giving the protein MTVVEELHEAHGATFEERGGRRVVRDYGRPAVAHRAVRNGAGIIEMGYGVVVVEGDDRVAFVDNTVSNRVPDDDGEGVYALLLDPQGRVETDMYVYNAGERLLCFTPPDRAEPLADDWAEKVFVQDVSVREASGEFGIFGVHGPKSTEKVASVLKNAAAPEPAMTFDRGVVGGEGVTVIANDGLTGDEGYEVVCTADAAERVFDTLLTQGSGAAPFGYATWESLTAEAGTPLFETELSGRLPNVLGVRNAVDFEKGCFVGQEVVSKVENRGQPSSRLVGLAVEELPAAGDAVLAGDDEVGEVTRATEGPSVGSPIALAVVEYDLDPSATLSVRVGVDDGGDDGAETVEATRETLPFYEGTAVSARVPTYLEDEASEAE